The following are encoded in a window of Amycolatopsis solani genomic DNA:
- a CDS encoding YceD family protein, with translation MSENKTPQLDDRSPWVIDTRELGRHAGLSRALTRSVPVETPLGVPDVITIEAGSGLKLDLLLESVVEGVLVSGTATAVAKGTCARCLDPLTEEVEVEVQELFAYPGSATEETTDEDEIPRLVDDRIDLEPIVRDAIVLALPLAPLCTEDCAGLCIDCGVKWADLEPGHGHEKIDPRWAALVERFDENAGEKPAPGPAEQA, from the coding sequence ATGTCCGAGAACAAGACCCCCCAGCTCGACGACCGCAGCCCGTGGGTGATCGACACCCGTGAGCTCGGCCGTCACGCCGGCCTCAGCCGCGCCCTGACGCGCAGCGTGCCGGTGGAGACGCCGCTCGGCGTCCCCGACGTCATCACCATCGAAGCCGGCTCCGGGCTGAAGCTCGACCTGCTGCTCGAGTCCGTCGTCGAAGGCGTCCTGGTCAGCGGCACCGCGACGGCCGTCGCGAAGGGCACCTGCGCCCGCTGCCTCGACCCGCTGACCGAGGAGGTCGAGGTCGAGGTCCAGGAGCTGTTCGCCTACCCGGGGTCGGCCACCGAGGAGACCACCGACGAGGACGAGATCCCCCGCCTGGTCGACGACCGGATCGACCTCGAGCCCATCGTCCGCGACGCGATCGTGCTGGCCCTGCCGCTGGCCCCGCTGTGCACCGAAGACTGCGCCGGGCTGTGCATCGACTGCGGCGTCAAGTGGGCCGATCTCGAGCCCGGACACGGGCATGAGAAGATAGACCCTCGGTGGGCCGCACTGGTCGAGCGCTTCGACGAGAATGCGGGCGAAAAGCCTGCGCCGGGTCCCGCTGAGCAAGCCTGA
- a CDS encoding polysaccharide lyase 6 family protein yields MRLFLVPLIGAALVVVPGPAASAAPIRVTSLSALQSALDKANPGDTITLADGSYAAGSTLSIKRSGTSAAPVTVAAEHTGQATITGSKTFAFASGVSNVVLRGFKFRGGAALTVPAGAANNRLTRNDFQLTTGGNWVTVSGDDTVLDRNVFQNRTSQGVFLQILGPSGGMAKHVHVHHNYFYNHQFSGSNGGESIRLGLSDRQSYTANALIENNLFEKADGDSEAISVKSSDNVVRYNTIRDSKGYIVLRHGNRSVVEGNLLFGSGIRFHGNDHKIVNNYVANSGDRAIVFGSGDEADSGPSSKLHDRPDRVTVAYNTVLGSNSVIDGDGGDFKPKDCVVADNIVKGTSGALVTLPSGSTVKYEGNITSGGTAGIPSRSVDPKLVKDAAGLYRLAAGSPAIDAGVGSYPSAAKDFDLQARGGAYDVGADEYFASGATRVPLTKADVGPTAP; encoded by the coding sequence ATGCGTCTTTTCTTGGTTCCCCTGATCGGGGCGGCGCTCGTCGTCGTCCCCGGGCCGGCCGCTTCGGCCGCGCCGATCCGCGTCACATCGCTGTCGGCCCTGCAGTCCGCGCTGGACAAGGCGAATCCCGGCGACACGATCACGCTCGCCGACGGCTCGTACGCGGCGGGCTCGACGCTCTCGATCAAGCGGTCCGGCACGAGTGCCGCGCCCGTGACCGTCGCCGCCGAGCACACCGGCCAGGCCACCATCACCGGCTCGAAGACGTTCGCCTTCGCGAGCGGCGTCTCGAACGTGGTGCTGCGGGGGTTCAAGTTCCGGGGCGGCGCCGCGCTGACCGTGCCGGCCGGCGCGGCGAACAACCGCCTGACCCGCAACGACTTCCAGCTCACGACGGGCGGGAACTGGGTGACGGTCAGCGGCGACGACACCGTGCTCGACCGCAACGTCTTCCAGAACCGCACCAGCCAGGGCGTGTTCCTGCAGATCCTCGGGCCGTCCGGCGGCATGGCGAAGCACGTCCACGTGCACCACAACTACTTCTACAACCACCAGTTCAGCGGCTCGAACGGCGGCGAGTCGATCCGGCTCGGGCTCAGCGACCGCCAGTCGTACACCGCGAACGCGCTGATCGAGAACAACCTCTTCGAGAAGGCGGACGGCGACAGCGAGGCCATCTCCGTCAAGTCGTCCGACAACGTCGTGCGGTACAACACGATCCGCGACAGCAAGGGCTACATCGTGCTGCGGCACGGCAACCGCAGCGTCGTCGAGGGCAACCTCCTGTTCGGCTCGGGCATCCGGTTCCACGGCAACGACCACAAGATCGTGAACAACTACGTCGCCAACAGCGGTGACCGCGCGATCGTGTTCGGCTCCGGGGACGAAGCCGACAGCGGGCCGTCGAGCAAGCTGCACGACCGCCCGGACCGCGTCACGGTCGCGTACAACACGGTGCTGGGGTCGAACAGCGTGATCGACGGCGACGGCGGCGACTTCAAGCCGAAGGACTGCGTGGTCGCGGACAACATCGTGAAGGGGACGTCCGGCGCGCTGGTGACGCTGCCGAGCGGGTCCACGGTGAAGTACGAGGGCAACATCACCTCCGGTGGCACCGCGGGCATCCCGTCGCGGTCGGTGGACCCGAAGCTGGTCAAGGACGCGGCCGGGCTGTACCGGCTGGCGGCCGGGAGCCCGGCGATCGACGCGGGGGTGGGCTCGTACCCGTCGGCGGCGAAGGACTTCGACCTGCAGGCCCGCGGCGGCGCCTACGACGTCGGCGCCGACGAGTACTTCGCGTCCGGGGCGACCCGGGTTCCGCTGACGAAGGCCGACGTCGGACCCACCGCCCCATAA
- a CDS encoding DivIVA domain-containing protein, with protein MYRVFEALDELVTIVEEARGVPMTSSCVVPRGDVLELLDDVRDALPAEVDDAQDVLDKRDDLIHAARKEAGEAVAGANAEAERTIAEATDEAERILADARARAEQMLADAHDQADRTVAAGQAEYQNLTDRSRAESERMIQAGRDAYDRAIEDGRAEQSRLVAQTEVVQAAHAESARIVDEAHAEADRQRQDCDAYVDGKLAEFSELLATTLRTVDSGRNHLRSPANLPTGGGRPTLYDYQV; from the coding sequence GTGTACCGGGTTTTCGAGGCGCTCGACGAGCTCGTCACCATCGTCGAGGAGGCGCGCGGCGTCCCGATGACGTCCAGTTGCGTGGTGCCTCGCGGCGACGTGCTCGAACTCCTCGACGACGTCCGCGACGCGCTGCCCGCGGAGGTCGACGACGCCCAGGACGTCCTCGACAAGCGCGACGACCTGATCCACGCCGCCCGCAAGGAGGCCGGGGAAGCGGTCGCGGGCGCGAACGCCGAGGCCGAGCGGACCATCGCCGAAGCGACCGACGAAGCCGAGCGCATCCTGGCCGACGCGCGCGCCCGCGCCGAGCAGATGCTCGCCGACGCCCACGACCAGGCCGACCGCACGGTCGCGGCGGGCCAAGCCGAGTACCAGAACCTCACCGACCGCTCCCGCGCCGAATCCGAGCGCATGATCCAGGCCGGCCGCGACGCCTACGACCGCGCCATCGAGGACGGCCGCGCGGAGCAGTCCCGCCTGGTCGCGCAGACCGAGGTCGTCCAGGCCGCGCACGCCGAGTCGGCCCGCATCGTCGACGAGGCCCACGCGGAGGCCGACCGCCAGCGCCAGGACTGCGACGCCTACGTGGATGGCAAGCTGGCGGAGTTCTCGGAGCTGCTGGCGACGACGCTGCGGACCGTGGACTCGGGCCGCAACCACCTGCGCTCCCCGGCGAACCTCCCGACCGGCGGCGGCCGCCCTACGCTGTACGACTACCAGGTGTGA
- the rpmF gene encoding 50S ribosomal protein L32, which yields MAVPKRKMSRSNTRSRRSQWKAAPVQLVPCSNRACKQPKLQHIACPSCGQHNGRQVVEPA from the coding sequence GTGGCCGTCCCGAAGCGGAAGATGTCGCGATCCAACACGCGCTCCCGCCGCAGCCAGTGGAAGGCGGCTCCGGTGCAGCTGGTGCCCTGCTCCAACCGCGCCTGCAAGCAGCCGAAGCTCCAGCACATCGCGTGCCCGTCGTGCGGCCAGCACAACGGTCGCCAGGTCGTCGAGCCCGCCTGA
- the rnc gene encoding ribonuclease III, whose protein sequence is MGGKTPGGPPADTAPLLEALGVTLDPELLGLSLTHRSYAYENGGLPPNERLEFLGDAVLGLVVTDHLYNTHPDLPEGQLAKLRASVVNMHALARVARGLGEGGLGAHLLLGKGEELTGGRDKASILADGLEAVIGATYLAHGIEIARKLVHHLFDGLLAEAPLRGAGLDWKTSLQELTASAGLGVPEYKVEDTGPDHRKEFTATVLVASRPLGDGSGSTKKEAEQKAAETAWRSLSAELEAQKKDDPES, encoded by the coding sequence ATGGGGGGCAAGACGCCCGGGGGACCACCAGCCGACACGGCGCCGTTGCTCGAAGCGCTCGGGGTCACACTCGACCCCGAGCTGCTCGGGCTGTCGCTGACCCATCGCTCGTACGCGTACGAGAACGGGGGCCTGCCGCCGAACGAGCGGCTGGAGTTCCTCGGTGACGCCGTGCTCGGCCTGGTCGTCACCGATCACCTGTACAACACGCATCCCGACCTGCCCGAAGGTCAGCTCGCGAAGCTCCGCGCCAGCGTCGTCAACATGCACGCGCTGGCCCGGGTCGCGCGCGGGCTCGGCGAGGGCGGGCTCGGGGCGCACCTGCTGCTCGGCAAGGGCGAAGAGCTCACCGGCGGCCGGGACAAGGCGAGCATCCTCGCCGACGGCCTGGAGGCGGTGATCGGTGCGACGTACCTCGCGCACGGCATCGAGATCGCCCGCAAGCTCGTGCACCACCTCTTCGACGGCTTGCTCGCCGAAGCGCCGCTGCGCGGGGCCGGGCTCGACTGGAAGACGAGCCTGCAGGAGCTGACCGCTTCGGCCGGTCTCGGCGTGCCCGAGTACAAGGTCGAGGACACCGGGCCGGACCACCGCAAGGAGTTCACGGCCACGGTGCTGGTCGCTTCGCGTCCGCTGGGCGACGGCTCGGGGTCGACGAAGAAGGAAGCGGAGCAGAAGGCCGCCGAGACGGCGTGGCGTTCGCTGTCCGCCGAACTCGAAGCGCAGAAGAAGGACGACCCGGAGTCCTGA